A part of Rhodamnia argentea isolate NSW1041297 chromosome 8, ASM2092103v1, whole genome shotgun sequence genomic DNA contains:
- the LOC115754071 gene encoding probable LRR receptor-like serine/threonine-protein kinase At3g47570: MEPHNLSFLECRLFFTCVVLLLCVILVSSGNNVTDKLALLAFKAAITEDPFGALNSWNHTADHCQWYGVTCGRLHHRVTGLDLQALELSGSISEHIGNLSFLRVLILNNNSFHHAIPQQVGHLHSLRVLRLALNTLEGEIPRNLSGCTRLTWLSLGANSLVGEIPIDLGSLLQLQNISLFLNYLTGTVPSFIGNMSSLENLILSANELGGKIPQALGKLTKLNRLVLDENRLSGAVPPSIFNLSSVTMFDIGVNQIGGNLPANLGFTLPNIEHFSIFSNRFTGGIPRSMSNATALGVLQASQNKLSGNMPPLDRLNKLKRLSMNFNHLGSGGYDDFSFFCSLTNTTTLLDLSIYENSFGGTLPECIGNFSVTLLELWLGENLLFGTIPRTVGNLVNLERLLLDHNRFSGTVPSVLGDLHNLVVLDLSNKKFSGAIPSSLGSLVNLAQLRLDHNNFHGYIPSRLSECQRLVLLDLSSNNLNGSIPPEFIGLPSLSILLNLSRNHLTGVLPEEVGKLNLLAQLDVSGNMLDGDIPASLGSCVGLELLKMQENSFQGSIPSSIGMLRNVNELDLSHNNLSGQIPEFFEALHLLKILNLSYNNFEGTLPTKGIFNNVSATFVSGNDKLCAGMPEFHLPKCSYRNSGRRIIPKWKLVITIFFGVLVVALVLALVYFRWLKNKKRAEPASNSKDDSSFNLSYGILLKATNGFSSINLIGVGGFGSVYKGVLDENGTVIAAKVLNLTLHGAVKSFITECEALRNVRHRNLLKVLTVCSGTDYRGNEFKALVYEFMVNGSLEDWLHPSPSSANADGNVQKLSLIQRINISIDVASALDYLHNQLQSPIIHCDLKPSNVLLDAEMVGHVGDFGLAKVVIESTDDTKAKMSSAGVRGTVGYAAPEYGMESMVSREGDAYSYGILLLEMFTGVSPTNEMFRENFNLHKFVKEALPERLLEITDPFLLQEMESHMGTSRGDAARECLEMVYRIGVGCSVEARRERANITEAAAQLHFIRDKLHAAGLQG; this comes from the exons ATGGAGCCTCACAACTTGTCTTTTCTCGAGTGTCGTCTCTTTTTCACTTGTGTAGTGCTTTTGCTGTGCGTTATCCTGGTCTCTTCGGGTAATAACGTGACGGACAAGCTCGCATTGCTTGCATTCAAGGCCGCGATAACTGAGGACCCTTTCGGGGCGCTGAATTCATGGAACCATACGGCCGACCACTGTCAGTGGTACGGTGTCACGTGCGGTCGCCTGCACCATCGAGTCACAGGACTAGACCTACAAGCCCTCGAGCTTTCTGGATCCATCTCCGAACACATTGGAAACTTGAGCTTCTTGAGAGTCCTGATCCTCAACAACAATAGTTTCCATCACGCAATCCCGCAACAAGTCGGCCATTTGCACAGTCTGCGTGTCTTGCGACTCGCTCTCAACACATTGGAAGGCGAAATCCCAAGAAACCTGTCGGGTTGCACTCGCCTTACATGGCTCAGCCTAGGAGCCAACTCGTTGGTCGGAGAAATTCCCATCGACCTTGGTTCTTTGCTGCAGCTTCagaatatttctttatttttgaactATCTAACGGGAACTGTTCCTTCATTTATCGGAAACATGTCATCGTTAGAGAACCTCATTCTGAGTGCGAATGAATTAGGTGGGAAGATACCCCAAGCTCTTGGGAAACTGACCAAACTCAACCGGCTTGTTTTAGACGAAAATAGGTTGTCTGGCGCAGTTCCTCCATCTATCTTCAATCTTTCCTCTGTGACGATGTTCGACATCGGTGTAAACCAAATTGGAGGCAACCTTCCTGCCAATCTAGGCTTCACTCTTCCAAACATCGAGCATTTCAGCATTTTCTCCAACCGATTCACCGGAGGCATTCCTCGGTCAATGTCTAACGCGACCGCTTTAGGGGTGCTGCAAGCCAGTCAGAACAAACTCTCCGGGAACATGCCTCCTTTGGACCGCTTAAACAAGCTCAAAAGATTGAGCATGAATTTTAATCATCTGGGAAGCGGAGGTTATGATGATTTTAGCTTCTTTTGCTCGTTGACTAACACCACCACTCTACTGGACTTGTCCATATATGAAAACAGTTTTGGCGGGACGTTGCCTGAGTGTATCGGTAATTTCTCCGTTACTCTATTGGAGTTGTGGCTGGGCGAGAATCTTCTGTTTGGCACGATTCCTCGAACAGTCGGAAATCTCGTCAACTTGGAAAGGTTGCTTTTGGACCACAACAGGTTTTCAGGTACGGTCCCGTCCGTTTTGGGAGATCTTCATAACTTAGTGGTACTGGATTTATCGAACAAGAAGTTTTCCGGAGCAATTCCTTCTTCATTAGGAAGCCTAGTAAACCTGGCACAACTCCGTCTCGATCACAATAACTTTCACGGCTACATTCCTTCACGTCTCTCGGAGTGCCAAAGGTTGGTGCTACTTGATCTTTCTAGTAACAACTTGAATGGTAGTATACCTCCTGAGTTCATAGGCCTCCCATCCTTGTCTATACTTCTAAACTTGTCTCGAAACCATCTCACCGGCGTCCTACCTGAGGAAGTTGGGAAATTGAATCTTTTGGCTCAACTGGATGTCTCTGGAAACATGTTGGACGGCGACATTCCAGCCAGTCTTGGCAGTTGTGTTGGATTGGAACTGCTCAAAATGCAGGAGAACTCTTTCCAAGGCTCCATTCCTTCATCTATTGGTATGTTGAGGAATGTCAATGAGCTAGATCTTTCACACAACAATTTATCTGGTCAGATTCCTGAGTTTTTCGAGGCACTTCACTTATTGAAGATCCTGAATCTGTCGTACAACAACTTTGAAGGCACATTACCGACTAAAGGTATCTTTAATAATGTCAGCGCTACTTTTGTCTCCGGAAATGACAAGCTTTGTGCAGGAATGCCCGAATTTCATCTCCCGAAATGCAGCTATAGAAACTCTGGCCGAAGAATAATCCCTAAGTGGAAGCTCGTCATCACGATTTTCTTCGGGGTTCTTGTAGTTGCTcttgttcttgctcttgtgTACTTTCGTTGgttgaagaacaagaaaagggcAGAACCAGCTTCAAATTCCAAAGATGATTCATCATTTAATCTATCTTATGGAATTCTCCTTAAAGCAACCAACGGgttttcttcaattaacttGATCGGGGTCGGCGGTTTTGGATCTGTTTACAAGGGAGTCCTCGATGAGAATGGAACTGTCATTGCCGCGAAGGTACTTAATTTGACGCTTCATGGTGCTGTGAAGAGCTTCATAACCGAGTGCGAGGCTTTAAGGAACGTCCGACACCGTAATCTTTTGAAAGTCCTAACAGTATGCTCGGGCACTGATTATAGGGGCAATGAGTTTAAGGCCTTGGTTTATGAGTTCATGGTCAATGGCAGCCTCGAAGATTGGCTACATCCGAGTCCATCATCAGCTAACGCGGATGGGAATGTGCAGAAATTGAGTCTCATCCAGAGGATAAATATTTCCATCGACGTTGCTTCAGCGTTAGATTATCTCCATAACCAATTGCAAAGCCCTATTATCcattgtgatctaaagccaagCAACGTCCTGCTAGACGCCGAAATGGTTGGACATGTTGGGGACTTTGGTTTGGCGAAGGTCGTGATTGAATCCACCGATGACACTAAAGCGAAAATGAGCTCTGCTGGTGTTAGAGGAACTGTCGGCTATGCTGCTCCAG AATATGGAATGGAAAGCATGGTTTCAAGAGAAGGCGATGCTTATAGTTATGGCATTCTCTTGCTTGAGATGTTCACAGGCGTGAGTCCAACAAACGAAATGTTCAGAGAAAATTTTAACCTTCATAAGTTCGTCAAGGAAGCCTTGCCTGAACGACTCCTGGAGATTACCGATCCTTTTCTACTTCAAGAAATGGAAAGCCATATGGGCACCAGCAGAGGTGATGCAGCTCGTGAATGTCTGGAGATGGTCTATAGAATTGGGGTCGGCTGCTCAGTCGAAGCACGCAGAGAGCGGGCAAACATCACGGAAGCTGCAGCTCAGCTGCATTTTATCAGGGATAAACTTCATGCAGCTGGTTTACAGGGATAG